DNA sequence from the Hyalangium ruber genome:
TCCACGTCCTCAGTAGGTAATCGTCGCGAGACCCCGGCACGGGCTTCACGTCCGTGCGACCGTGCTTGACGTCACGCTGGAGTTCGCCGAGGCCGGCCTGACCGAGAGCGAGCTCGTTGATGTAGATCAGCACGCCTGCCACGACCGGAGCCGCGTTCGGCTGCTTCGAACGAAGCCACGCGTACATCTGCAACTGCCAGTCACCCTGCTTCCAGTACGGATGATTCGTCGAGGGACGAGCCGCGCCCTTGTAGTCAACGATGATCTCGGCACCGGACGGCAGGTTGGGAACCACCGCCCTCACCGCGTCGCAGAGCGCGTTGTTGCCGGTGGCTCCCACCGTCACCGAGGACAGCACGTCCATAATCCCGTGGAGCTCGTACATCCGGGCGCGCGCCTTCATGCCCGCGGGCATGGTGAGCGGGCGCGTCCCGATGACCCGCTCCTCGGCTGACTGCACCAGCGGGAAGAGCTGGGGGCCAATCTCGTTCACCGCGCGTTCGGCGCGCTCGTAGGCGCTATCTCGCAGGTCCCTGCTCCTGGGATTCTTCCCCGCCGCAGCGAGCGTTGCCTCGACGACATCTCCTATGACGCCGATGTCATGGGCCGCACGGTTGGAAGGAGGGTTCGCGTTGTAGGGCGTCTTCGTGCAAGGCCAGGGGAACGCCGGTGGGCTCGACTTCCAGAGCCGGTAGGCCGTCTCCATGACGCCGTGGATGAACTCGCCGAACCACATCTGAACGGGTCGCGAGGGCGGCAGGGCGCTGCCGTTTTGGTAGCGGTACTGCAGCCCGCAGCGCATGAACGAGAGGAGATCTCCCGTGAGGGAGTAGTTGGGGACCAGTTCGCGCTCTCGACGTCGCTCCAGCATCAGATCAACTCCAGGGGAATCGCATTGGCCATGCCGGGGGGCTTCCGGCTTGAGTAGGGGGCTGCCCAGGGCCAAGAGCCGTCTCGTCTCCAGAACGTGGCGATGTTGTGGATCGTGGTCGAATACCTCAAGCAGGGGTTCAGGCCCACGAGGAGGAGCACCGATTGAGGCCTGCTGTACGCGACGTAGTAGAGCCGGATGAGATCCTCGTAGGTGCGTTGCAAGGCCGTCCGTTGCTGCCGGAGTGATCCGACCATGCAGGCGGACGCTAGATCGTCCTCCATCTCGGCGACGTTGCTCGGCTGGTCGGGAAACCGCTTGAAGCGGTTCTTGTGGTGGTCCTTCTTGAAGTCGGAGGCGACGTCCACAATGACCAGCGGGTACTCAAGCCCCTTCGCCTGGTGGATGGTCATCATCGAGAAGCGATCCCGTGGCACCGCCGGCATGATCTCCTCGTCGACGTCGATCAGGCTCTCGGCGAGCGGCGCAAAGATGTCGCGCAGGGCACTCTCCACGCTGCGGCGGTCGTGAGGCCCCGAACCAAAGAGCACGAGCGACTTGTAGGGCGAGAAGGTCGCGGACTGACTGATAGCGCGCGATACCGCCTCAAGATGCACTTGCCCCTCGGGATCGTCCCGGAGACGCGGGAACCACGAGAGGAGCTTGAAACACAATTCGAGGATTGGCCACTCGCGCGGCCAGGTGGCGGTGGACTGTGGCTGGCGGCTTCCCCAGGCTGTGACGAATGCCGAGAGGCCTCGAGGGTTGGTCGGATGCGGGGTCGTGGCGGCGTATTGCGCGTACGCGTTCCGGAACGTAGTGAGGTGTTGCTTGGTTTCGAGGCGCAGGAGCATCGAGGTCTGCACCGTCCCAGCTGGATCCAGGCACTCAAGCATCGCGCCGATCAACTGCTGGATGTCCGGGATGTCGCGCAGGGCCTGACCGCGCGGATTGAAGACGTGGATGTTCCGGGAGACCAACTCCTGCCGCAAGAAACAGGGCAGACGAGGCCGGGGCGGGTTCCCCTTGAACCCGGCTTGATACTCGTTGACGGAGTGGGCCAGCAGCACGGCATCGCCGAAGTCACCTCCGTTCGGATCCCGGGTGATGGCGACAGGCCCCGCTTGGCCCTGAACGACGCGCCCGTTCCCCCGGAACACATCGTTGAGTAACGACGCGAGATCCGCCGCCAGCGTCTCAGCTGTGTCGCGGAACATCCCCAGAACGGGTGCGCCCTTCGAGGGAAGCCGTGCCTGGATCGTCGGCTTCGGGGGAGTGACCCGCGCCGGGCGGAAATCGGGATCGTTGTCGATAAACGAGTTGAAGAAGGTGACGATCTCGGGAGTGGAGCGGTAGTTTAGGAACAGGTCGATGCGCTGAGCATTCGTGCCGGGAACGGCGCTTGCGAGCCGATTCCGGAAGTCCCGGAAGAGTTCCACCGTTGCACCGCGGAAGCGATACAGCGACTGATCATCATCTCCGACGACGGTGAACGACGCGGTGCACTTCCGGAAGAGCTGGAAGTAGATGCTCTCCTGGAGCAAGTTCGTATCCTGATACTCGTCGACGAGAACGGCGCGGAGTCCGTCCGTGAACCTATCGAGCCGGTTGGCGGAGAGCCGATCGAGGAACTCCTTCTCAAGCAGAGCGAAATCCAGGCGATTGTCGGCGCGCAGGTTTTGGACGTAGGCCTCGTAACCGCTCTTGAGGAGATCGCGAGCGGAGGTATGCGTCGCCAGCGTCCGGAATTGCTGCAGGTCGATGACGTCGTGCGAGAAGCGGTCGAACAGCGGGCGCACGGTCTTGACGAGCTCGGCCACGTTCGTGGGGCTCGCCCGATCGAAGGTGAATCCCGAGAGGTACGCCGCCACATCCGGGGCGATCGTGCCGCCATTGTAGACCGTTCCGGTCAAGCCCCGTCGGTGCATGAGCGTGTTCGCCGCGAAGCCCTCCAGCAGGACCGGCGCGGTGTCCGTGGGTGCGCGCAGTCTCCGCAGCACGTCCTCGCAGATGCTGTCGAGCGTTCCTGTCAAGAACCGGTTGACGTCCACCTTCGCTAGGTGCGCCTTGAGGGTGGAGGAGCCGTGCGCCCGGAGGTAATCGACGAGGAGGAAACCCCACTCGATGAGCCGAGTCCGGATCTCGTCCGCAGCCTTGTTCGTGAAGGTCGTCAGGAGGATCTGTTCGGGTAGCAGCCCATCCACGAGCACGAGTCGCAGCGCGCGGAGCACGAGCACGGTCGTCTTCCCGCTGCCCGGACCGGCGACGATCTGGAGCGGAACGTCCGCAGCGTGATGGACACACTGCTCCTGCTGGGGATCCGGCGGGTGCGAGGCGAACCGAGGGATGACCTTGCGGAGCGTGGGGATAAAGTCGTTGAGGGGCAGCACGGTCTGCATCAGACGGAAGGGGGCCACCAACGGTACGACACCAGCGCCCCGCGGCAAAGGGAAAAGCCCCCAAATCCCAAGGACTTGGAGGCTCTTTTGGCGTGCCCAGGGCGGGATTCGAATTCGATTCCGCTGAGCCGCCGGAAGGCGCCGAGGGCCGTGATTCGAGGGGTTACGAGGGCGCCAACAGGGGACACTCCCGCCTTTGATGAGCCGCAGCGAGAGCCATCTTCCGACCCTGCACTTCGCCTTGCGCGCGGCTTCTCTGGCTCCTTACGTTCAGTGCTCCAAGAGGGCACGCACTCCACCGGGAGCCCTCACATACCTCAGCCCCCTCAGCCTGCCTCCACACCTGCCGCACGCGAACACGTCGAGGGCGAACCTCCTGCGCAGCAGCCCGGCCCAGTCCAAACGGGGTGTGCGCTCCTTCCTTGGTTCCTCCGCCGTCGCGGCAAAGGCGGGGCTCTCCTCGCTCCAGCCCCGGTTCCTCCCCCGCTTGAGGGAGCGTTCCTCATTCGACCGTTTGCGGCATGCCCCACCGCGTGAGGGTGTCGCGAATCAGCTTTCGGGTGGCGGCGTCCATGTCGAGGCCTTGTTCTTTGAGCCAGTTGGCGAGAATGCGTCGCGCCTCCCACGCGAGCGTCGACTCCGGCTGTGCGTCTGCCTTGGCTACGAGATCTTGTACGGTCTCTTTTTCGAGGCGTACTGGCATGCGATTCCCCTCGCTCGCCCACCGACAGGTTGGGCCCGCTGGAGATAGCGCGGCCCGCGCTTAGTTCGCTCGGTGTCCGAAAGAGTTAGCCCGGTTTTGTACATTCCTCCCTCGGAGCGCGCAGCATCTAGGTGGTCTGTCCGGGTTCGGTACTTCCCGGACACGCCTTAGAGACTCGCCCTGGCTGTGTGGCTACCTGCTGCCTGCTACCGAGATGCTCAGCGGCCAGCAGACGACCTTGGACTCGAAGGTGTGGAACACCGCTGCACCTCCATCCTGCGAGACGATCAGGGCCAATCCCTTCGGAAACATGCTCGCAAATGCAGCAGCAGCGCGATGACGAGTCCCGTGACGCTCGCTTGGCCATCTCGCCCCTAGCTCTCCGTTGGCGTTTACCGAGCAGACCTCCGGAGCAGCGTCATGCCCAGCGGGCAACTTGACCCCGAATGCAAGTACGTCGAGCGAATGGCTCATGACCACTGCTCCGTCAACGGTCGCGAGTCGCACAATCTGCTGGCGTAGTTGGTCAAGCCGGTCGGCGACACGCTCACTCCGTGATTGCTCTCCTGGTAGCGCAAGCAGAATTTCAGTCCCCAGATGGATGGCTCGCTCAGCATGGGCGAGTGGGTTCTCCTCATCCTCAAGATCCTGATGCTCACGAATGGCTGCGCCAAACCGAATTGGCTGCGCCAGCTCGCGTGAGCCTTCGATCAGAGGTGCTGGGTCATCATCTGGTCCGAGAATCGCAATAATGCCTCCGTGGCCACGCTGGCTCATGCCAGCGACGAGTTGGCTGCATTCTGTAAAGATTCTCAAGGGAGAATGTCGTGTCTTGCTGCTGAGCAGGTCCCTAGCAATTGACGTCATCTGCTCCTCGCGCCGCCGCTGGGCAGTCCCTAGGTAGGGCGGGGGAGAGACGTATATCGTTCCGCGCTCATAGCGAACTGTCTCCGAGGGCCCTCGGTACACAACGACTGTTCCGGTGCGTGGGGCGAGTACGCGAACTAACCTGTCCTCGCTCAGGAACAGGCGGACTCCAGGAGTCGCGACCCCAAGGATCTTGAGTTCTCCTCCTACTCGTACAACTGCAAGAAAAGAGCGTGGAATGTCGCAGATAGATGCAAGCTTCGTAACCTCTGGGACAGTAAATGCCCGCGGCACACGGAGGGTCATTAGGTCCCACATGCGCTCCCGGGGCCCAGCCTCGAAGTCGTCTTTCGCTTCCGCAAAGACGACTCCCACCGGCTCGATGCGACCCTCTTCTGTCGCCATTGACGCAAACAGCATCGTCTCGACAAGCTGTTCCAGCACCTCGGAAGAAGGTCCTTGAGACGGCTCTGGAGTACCCGTCATCTCTTCACGAACCTCTCTCAGGAACTCCTCGTCGTCGAGCATCGCCTTGACGACATCACGCGGGTATTTGTGAGGACTGGCCATGCCCTTAGTGTACGTCGTTCCGGCTTCAGAGGGCGCCATAAGCTCGCCGTGCCGCTCATGTCTGCGGCAGCGTGCAACTGAAGCCCTGAGACTGCCCCAGTTCCGTGGACACCTGAGATGTGCTGAAGGAGCACGGGAATGTCCGAGAACGAAGAGAAGCTGAAGAAGCCGCGTAGGAAGCGCCGAGAGTTCACGCCGGAGTTCATCCTGAAGCACCTGGGACTCCCTTGGCAGCCTGGGAGGTTGGCTCCCACGCTGGGGCCTGCATACTGCCGCACAGTACGTGAGCCACACGGTGTCGGGTTGGTTGCCTACTCCACAGTTGGGATTCCGTCCGTCAGATGGCCCTGGGCCCTTCGTATATCCCGCCTTGATGCTCACTCGGCTTGAACTCTCCAACTACCGCGGGTTCCGCTCTTTGCAGCTCGAACTCGCGCCTTTGACGGTCATCATTGGGCGAAACGGCTATGGAAAGTCGACGCTGCTGGAGGCAAGTCTCTTCCTGATGGCGGCACTTGATGATTCGAGGCGACGCGGGGGAACCTACGCAACTCCATCATCGGCGGAAGCTTCGCCTGGCGTGCTCGAATCGGCCGTTCCCAATGTTCAAGCGATCTTGACCCGCGAGGGACCTTCGATTGCGCCAGAGTTCTCCGTGGCGGCAGATTTCGACAGAGCCACCTTGGGTCATGTGCGGCTGCTTGCCCGCCCCTCTGCGAACGGGTCGCTGACTGTGCACCTGGACTCTGGGCCGGTTCCTGACTCACCGCCA
Encoded proteins:
- a CDS encoding putative sensor domain DACNV-containing protein; the encoded protein is MAPSEAGTTYTKGMASPHKYPRDVVKAMLDDEEFLREVREEMTGTPEPSQGPSSEVLEQLVETMLFASMATEEGRIEPVGVVFAEAKDDFEAGPRERMWDLMTLRVPRAFTVPEVTKLASICDIPRSFLAVVRVGGELKILGVATPGVRLFLSEDRLVRVLAPRTGTVVVYRGPSETVRYERGTIYVSPPPYLGTAQRRREEQMTSIARDLLSSKTRHSPLRIFTECSQLVAGMSQRGHGGIIAILGPDDDPAPLIEGSRELAQPIRFGAAIREHQDLEDEENPLAHAERAIHLGTEILLALPGEQSRSERVADRLDQLRQQIVRLATVDGAVVMSHSLDVLAFGVKLPAGHDAAPEVCSVNANGELGARWPSERHGTRHRAAAAFASMFPKGLALIVSQDGGAAVFHTFESKVVCWPLSISVAGSR
- a CDS encoding ATP-dependent helicase — its product is MQTVLPLNDFIPTLRKVIPRFASHPPDPQQEQCVHHAADVPLQIVAGPGSGKTTVLVLRALRLVLVDGLLPEQILLTTFTNKAADEIRTRLIEWGFLLVDYLRAHGSSTLKAHLAKVDVNRFLTGTLDSICEDVLRRLRAPTDTAPVLLEGFAANTLMHRRGLTGTVYNGGTIAPDVAAYLSGFTFDRASPTNVAELVKTVRPLFDRFSHDVIDLQQFRTLATHTSARDLLKSGYEAYVQNLRADNRLDFALLEKEFLDRLSANRLDRFTDGLRAVLVDEYQDTNLLQESIYFQLFRKCTASFTVVGDDDQSLYRFRGATVELFRDFRNRLASAVPGTNAQRIDLFLNYRSTPEIVTFFNSFIDNDPDFRPARVTPPKPTIQARLPSKGAPVLGMFRDTAETLAADLASLLNDVFRGNGRVVQGQAGPVAITRDPNGGDFGDAVLLAHSVNEYQAGFKGNPPRPRLPCFLRQELVSRNIHVFNPRGQALRDIPDIQQLIGAMLECLDPAGTVQTSMLLRLETKQHLTTFRNAYAQYAATTPHPTNPRGLSAFVTAWGSRQPQSTATWPREWPILELCFKLLSWFPRLRDDPEGQVHLEAVSRAISQSATFSPYKSLVLFGSGPHDRRSVESALRDIFAPLAESLIDVDEEIMPAVPRDRFSMMTIHQAKGLEYPLVIVDVASDFKKDHHKNRFKRFPDQPSNVAEMEDDLASACMVGSLRQQRTALQRTYEDLIRLYYVAYSRPQSVLLLVGLNPCLRYSTTIHNIATFWRRDGSWPWAAPYSSRKPPGMANAIPLELI
- a CDS encoding PD-(D/E)XK nuclease family protein, with amino-acid sequence MLERRRERELVPNYSLTGDLLSFMRCGLQYRYQNGSALPPSRPVQMWFGEFIHGVMETAYRLWKSSPPAFPWPCTKTPYNANPPSNRAAHDIGVIGDVVEATLAAAGKNPRSRDLRDSAYERAERAVNEIGPQLFPLVQSAEERVIGTRPLTMPAGMKARARMYELHGIMDVLSSVTVGATGNNALCDAVRAVVPNLPSGAEIIVDYKGAARPSTNHPYWKQGDWQLQMYAWLRSKQPNAAPVVAGVLIYINELALGQAGLGELQRDVKHGRTDVKPVPGSRDDYLLRTWTPGAQIPAFSLEFRMQRAIRAVPITDPSMTAALAEFDKVVVDIESCAAREAQHGKIMAHWPAGGDDPTCDACDFRHFCPSPAAARAKPGYQPPAPDTP